The proteins below come from a single Verrucomicrobiota bacterium genomic window:
- a CDS encoding PEP-CTERM sorting domain-containing protein: MKLPSFVVTSIALLLPATLQAATVYFFADFEYGGADPAVATDAADLNTGMTNLVGSFSGTLPTSANNAFNSPSIVSFQNDTATDNHLRIDRPSGVGQFSADLTSTVSVDGLFVSFDLLSRRGSNTGAGSFNIIGLDDSGNEAFNLFVDADKNSDPGNQLAVVSGAGTVDYDPVTTFGGTGTPLSKDLNQSGGLADIASISMVLGATDYSITLDTPFNSGNQWTANSVAYNGSATTLSRIVFTVESDTGFYLDDLWVADEAIPEPSAVSLLGLSAALVALRRRRA, from the coding sequence ATGAAACTCCCTTCCTTCGTAGTTACTAGCATCGCTCTCCTCCTCCCGGCCACCCTCCAGGCAGCCACTGTCTACTTTTTCGCCGATTTTGAGTATGGTGGAGCTGATCCGGCGGTCGCCACCGACGCTGCCGATCTCAATACTGGAATGACCAACTTGGTTGGTTCGTTTTCCGGAACTCTCCCGACCTCTGCCAACAACGCTTTCAACAGTCCCAGCATCGTCAGTTTTCAGAACGATACCGCCACCGACAATCATTTGCGGATCGATCGGCCATCCGGAGTCGGGCAATTCAGCGCTGATTTGACCTCGACGGTAAGTGTCGACGGATTGTTCGTGTCTTTCGACCTCTTGAGCCGCCGCGGTTCGAATACCGGGGCGGGCTCCTTCAATATCATTGGATTGGACGACTCGGGCAACGAGGCTTTCAACCTTTTCGTGGACGCTGATAAAAACAGTGACCCAGGAAATCAGCTGGCAGTGGTTTCGGGAGCGGGAACGGTCGATTACGATCCAGTCACCACTTTCGGAGGAACTGGGACACCGCTGAGCAAAGATTTGAATCAGAGTGGTGGCCTCGCCGATATCGCCAGCATCTCGATGGTGTTGGGGGCCACCGACTACTCCATCACCTTGGACACCCCTTTCAATAGCGGGAATCAGTGGACCGCCAATTCTGTCGCTTACAACGGATCGGCCACAACGCTTTCCCGCATCGTCTTCACGGTCGAGAGCGACACTGGATTCTACCTAGATGATCTCTGGGTGGCCGATGAAGCCATCCCCGAGCCTTCGGCTGTTTCGCTGCTCGGCCTCAGCGCAGCCCTCGTGGCCCTCCGCCGTCGGCGGGCCTAG
- the priA gene encoding primosomal protein N' produces the protein MSALSSAPQIARVLIDGAPSLLLDYRVPESWAGPLESGARVQVRVRQALRTGTVIDLHPSSEAAESEFDLLELEDRSGDESDGIPAGLVRLALWMESYYLAKLTDVLRAIYPEGARETHYRAIEHQAVRVARPPSPEALEKLRQRAPQQARCLAHLGQQTEPIGLAQLGKQGFSRAVVQGLLGKGFLEKTVLRRERDPFAQAEFVESLPLPLTKAQAGALQAILEETQAAVPHPVLLQGVTGSGKTEVYLQAIAQVVASGRDAIVLVPEISLTPQTVNRFKSRFATAETEIAVLHSALGAGERQDEWRKVRCGRARIVIGARSAVFAPVGNLGLIVVDEEQEASYKQDNPPRYHARDLAVLRGHLEKCAVVLGSATPSLESTANVQAGKYRRVQLTTRIGEQALPRFRFVDMRRAGKSALGGGMISELLHQGLSRRLEAGEQAILFLNRRGFSRFLQCPDCAHVVECRHCDVSLTYHRSEERLLCHFCGYQELVPRHCPQCGSRAIQFAGYGTQKVEQVLRGLYPKMRLERVDADSMRRKNRLQEVFRDFKAGKIQVLLGTQLLAKGLHFPNVTLVGLLHADLSLHLPDFRAGERTFQLLVQVAGRAGRGEKAGEVIVQTFSPHSPSLQFARHHDHQGFAEQELELRKAFHFPPYFHLVTVTSRSKKERLAQFTLETLVNRLKKELPPEVLVGEAVPAPVLRVADHYRYQVSLRAPKSRTITAPLKRALLELQASKEVSLLVDVDPV, from the coding sequence TTGAGCGCCCTCTCTTCAGCCCCGCAAATTGCCCGCGTCCTCATCGATGGCGCGCCCTCTCTTCTGCTGGACTACCGGGTCCCGGAAAGCTGGGCCGGGCCCTTGGAGAGTGGCGCGCGGGTCCAAGTCCGCGTTCGCCAGGCGCTTCGGACCGGCACCGTCATTGACCTGCATCCGTCTTCGGAAGCGGCGGAATCGGAATTTGATCTCCTGGAGCTGGAAGATCGGAGTGGCGATGAAAGTGATGGCATCCCAGCGGGGCTGGTCCGGCTCGCGCTCTGGATGGAAAGCTACTACCTCGCCAAGCTGACCGATGTCCTGCGAGCCATCTACCCCGAAGGAGCCCGGGAAACCCACTACCGGGCCATCGAGCACCAGGCGGTCCGCGTAGCGCGTCCTCCCTCTCCTGAAGCCCTCGAGAAGCTCCGTCAGCGCGCGCCGCAGCAAGCTCGTTGCCTGGCCCATCTCGGGCAGCAAACCGAGCCCATCGGCCTGGCCCAACTCGGGAAACAAGGCTTCAGCCGGGCCGTGGTGCAGGGCCTCCTCGGGAAGGGCTTCTTGGAAAAAACCGTTCTGCGTCGAGAACGCGACCCCTTCGCCCAGGCGGAGTTCGTCGAAAGTTTGCCTTTGCCCTTAACCAAGGCCCAGGCGGGGGCGCTCCAAGCCATCCTCGAAGAAACGCAAGCCGCCGTGCCCCATCCGGTCCTCTTGCAAGGCGTGACCGGCAGCGGCAAAACCGAGGTCTACCTCCAAGCCATTGCCCAAGTCGTCGCCAGCGGCCGGGACGCCATTGTGCTGGTTCCAGAAATCTCCCTCACGCCGCAGACCGTCAACCGCTTCAAAAGCCGCTTCGCGACCGCCGAAACCGAAATCGCCGTCCTCCACAGCGCCCTGGGGGCAGGAGAAAGGCAGGACGAATGGCGAAAGGTGCGCTGCGGCCGTGCCCGGATCGTGATCGGGGCCCGCAGCGCGGTCTTCGCGCCGGTGGGGAACCTGGGCCTGATCGTGGTGGATGAAGAACAGGAAGCCAGCTACAAGCAAGACAACCCTCCCCGCTATCATGCGCGGGACTTGGCCGTGCTGCGGGGCCACTTGGAAAAGTGCGCTGTCGTCTTGGGTTCGGCGACTCCCTCCCTCGAATCGACCGCCAACGTGCAAGCCGGCAAATACCGGCGCGTCCAGCTCACCACCCGGATCGGAGAGCAAGCGCTGCCCCGCTTTCGCTTCGTGGATATGCGGCGCGCGGGCAAAAGCGCCCTCGGGGGTGGCATGATCTCCGAACTTCTGCATCAGGGCCTGAGTCGGCGGCTGGAAGCCGGGGAGCAGGCCATTCTTTTTCTCAATCGACGAGGCTTCTCCCGCTTTCTCCAGTGCCCCGACTGCGCCCACGTCGTGGAATGCCGCCACTGCGATGTCTCTCTGACCTACCACCGGAGCGAGGAGCGCCTCCTCTGTCACTTTTGCGGTTACCAGGAGCTGGTCCCCCGTCACTGCCCCCAGTGCGGTAGCCGCGCCATCCAGTTCGCCGGCTATGGGACCCAGAAAGTGGAACAAGTGCTGCGAGGACTTTACCCCAAGATGCGCTTGGAGCGAGTGGACGCCGATAGCATGCGACGAAAAAACCGCCTCCAAGAAGTCTTTCGCGACTTCAAAGCGGGCAAAATTCAGGTCCTCCTCGGCACTCAGCTTTTGGCAAAAGGGCTGCACTTTCCCAACGTCACCTTGGTCGGACTGCTCCATGCCGACTTGAGCCTGCATCTCCCTGACTTCCGGGCGGGGGAGCGCACCTTCCAACTCTTGGTGCAAGTGGCAGGCCGGGCCGGGCGGGGGGAGAAGGCGGGGGAAGTCATCGTGCAGACCTTCTCTCCCCACAGCCCCAGTTTGCAATTCGCCCGCCACCACGACCACCAAGGCTTCGCCGAGCAAGAGCTGGAGCTCCGCAAAGCCTTCCACTTCCCGCCCTATTTTCACTTAGTCACCGTCACCAGCCGATCGAAAAAAGAACGCCTGGCGCAATTCACCTTGGAAACGCTCGTCAATCGACTCAAAAAAGAGCTGCCGCCTGAAGTGCTCGTGGGAGAAGCCGTCCCGGCCCCGGTCCTCCGAGTGGCCGATCACTACCGCTACCAAGTCAGCCTGCGCGCGCCCAAAAGCCGAACCATCACCGCCCCCCTCAAACGGGCCCTCTTAGAACTTCAAGCCTCAAAAGAAGTCTCGCTGCTGGTGGACGTCGATCCAGTGTGA
- the rpsT gene encoding 30S ribosomal protein S20 has protein sequence MPNVKSAEKRVRQTKTRTERHRAVKAQVRSLRKKVRASIEAGDQKAANEQFSAFASAIDKAAKSNVFHKNTAARLKQRLNQAIAQL, from the coding sequence ATGCCAAACGTCAAGTCCGCCGAAAAACGCGTCCGCCAGACCAAGACCCGCACGGAGCGCCATCGAGCCGTCAAAGCCCAGGTTCGCAGCCTGCGCAAAAAGGTCCGCGCCTCTATCGAAGCGGGCGATCAGAAGGCAGCCAATGAGCAGTTTTCCGCCTTCGCCTCGGCCATCGACAAGGCGGCCAAGTCGAACGTGTTTCACAAAAACACCGCCGCCCGCCTCAAGCAGCGCCTCAATCAGGCTATCGCCCAGCTCTAG